A single genomic interval of Halostella salina harbors:
- the ptsH1 gene encoding phosphocarrier protein HPr translates to MERVVTVVPEAGLHARPASKFVQTANQYDAEVTIAPVAGDGDPVNAGSMLAVTGLGVASGEDVRLVAEGDDAEAALDALEAVLTSEEGELS, encoded by the coding sequence ATGGAACGAGTCGTCACCGTGGTTCCCGAGGCCGGCCTGCACGCGCGCCCCGCCTCGAAGTTCGTCCAGACCGCGAACCAGTACGACGCCGAGGTCACGATAGCGCCCGTCGCCGGGGACGGCGACCCCGTGAACGCCGGGAGCATGCTCGCCGTTACGGGGCTCGGCGTCGCGTCGGGCGAGGACGTTCGCCTGGTCGCGGAGGGCGACGACGCCGAGGCGGCGCTGGACGCGCTGGAAGCCGTGTTGACGAGCGAGGAAGGGGAACTCTCGTAG
- a CDS encoding HalOD1 output domain-containing protein: protein MISDHDQRSDPDHRYELSRDEPPSEAVLTAVATASGDEPLPSAATGSDDVLPPLYDAVDPDALDALFRQESEQQPGFGGEVTFPYHGYEVTVHGGDHLTLRRRTPELVG from the coding sequence ATGATCTCGGATCACGACCAGCGCTCCGACCCCGACCACCGCTACGAACTGTCCCGCGACGAGCCGCCCAGCGAGGCGGTGCTAACCGCGGTGGCGACGGCCTCCGGCGACGAACCGCTCCCCAGCGCCGCGACGGGGTCGGACGACGTGCTGCCGCCGCTGTACGACGCCGTGGACCCGGACGCGCTCGACGCCCTGTTCCGGCAGGAAAGCGAACAGCAGCCCGGGTTCGGCGGCGAAGTCACGTTTCCGTATCACGGCTACGAGGTCACGGTCCACGGCGGGGACCACCTGACGCTGCGACGACGGACGCCGGAACTCGTCGGCTGA
- a CDS encoding thioredoxin family protein yields MVMMESDSELARGDEAPAFDLPGVDGDRHSLDDFAGYEALLVVFTCNHCPYAQAKFDLLNELADEYDEVAVVGINPNDADEYPEDSFETMREFVDDGRIDYDAYLRDESQEVAAAYGAVCTPDPFLFRNDGDSFRLAYHGRLDDAPNPDDEPTRYQIREAIDAVLAGEAVDIEEQPSRGCSIKWTEE; encoded by the coding sequence ATGGTGATGATGGAGTCCGACTCGGAACTGGCACGGGGCGACGAGGCACCGGCGTTCGACCTGCCCGGCGTCGACGGCGATCGACACTCGCTCGACGACTTCGCCGGATACGAGGCCCTGCTGGTCGTGTTTACCTGCAACCACTGTCCGTACGCCCAGGCGAAGTTCGACCTGTTGAACGAACTGGCCGACGAGTACGACGAGGTCGCCGTCGTCGGGATCAACCCCAACGACGCCGACGAGTATCCGGAGGACTCCTTCGAGACGATGCGGGAGTTCGTCGACGACGGCCGGATCGACTACGACGCCTACCTCCGCGACGAGTCCCAGGAAGTCGCCGCGGCCTACGGCGCTGTCTGCACGCCGGATCCGTTCCTGTTCCGAAATGACGGTGACAGCTTCCGACTGGCCTACCACGGCCGCCTGGACGACGCACCGAACCCGGACGACGAGCCGACGCGGTACCAGATCCGCGAGGCGATAGACGCCGTGCTGGCGGGCGAGGCAGTCGACATCGAGGAACAGCCGTCGCGTGGCTGTTCGATCAAGTGGACGGAGGAGTAA
- a CDS encoding NADH:flavin oxidoreductase/NADH oxidase: protein MTDDLFTPLSLRGTEIRNRVMVSPMCQYSCDDDGLATDWHRVHLGSRAVGGAGVVMAEATAVEARGRISPNDLGIWSDEHGDALAPTAEFVSEHGAVPAIQLAHAGRKGSKTRAWEGSHPLGPDDGGWETVAPSDAPYPYEDDDPPATRRMDQDDIEDVIDAFEAGAERALTAGFEVAEVHAAHGYLLHQFLSPVTNRREDDYGGSFADRARLVREVTRRVRDVWPDEKSVFVRLSATDWLPDRESWTVDDTAHLAGLLADDGADLIDVSAGGIHPDQQVPDGGPNYQVPYAERVGEATDAAVGAVGGITAAEQADAVVRNGRADLAIVGREHLRDPYFTLHAAEELDALDRVDMPVQYRRGF from the coding sequence ATGACCGACGACCTCTTTACGCCGCTGTCGCTGCGCGGGACCGAGATCCGAAACCGCGTGATGGTGTCGCCCATGTGCCAGTACTCGTGTGACGATGACGGCCTGGCGACCGACTGGCACCGCGTCCACCTCGGCAGCCGCGCGGTCGGCGGTGCGGGCGTCGTGATGGCCGAGGCCACCGCCGTCGAGGCGCGCGGCCGAATCTCGCCGAACGACCTCGGGATCTGGAGCGACGAGCACGGCGACGCGCTGGCCCCCACCGCCGAGTTCGTCAGCGAACACGGCGCAGTCCCGGCGATCCAGCTCGCCCACGCCGGCCGGAAGGGGAGCAAGACCCGGGCGTGGGAGGGCAGCCATCCGCTCGGCCCCGACGACGGCGGATGGGAGACGGTCGCCCCGAGCGACGCTCCGTACCCCTACGAGGACGACGACCCGCCCGCGACGCGCCGGATGGACCAGGACGACATCGAAGACGTGATCGACGCCTTCGAGGCAGGCGCGGAGCGCGCGCTGACGGCCGGCTTCGAGGTGGCGGAGGTCCACGCCGCGCACGGCTACCTGCTCCACCAGTTCCTCTCGCCGGTGACGAACCGCCGCGAGGACGACTACGGCGGGAGCTTCGCGGACCGGGCGCGGCTGGTCCGCGAGGTGACCCGGCGCGTCCGCGACGTGTGGCCCGACGAAAAGTCCGTGTTCGTCCGCCTCTCCGCGACGGACTGGCTCCCGGACCGCGAATCGTGGACCGTCGACGACACCGCCCACCTCGCGGGCCTGCTCGCCGACGACGGCGCGGACCTGATCGACGTGAGCGCGGGCGGGATCCACCCCGACCAGCAGGTGCCCGACGGCGGACCGAACTACCAGGTGCCGTACGCCGAGCGCGTCGGCGAGGCGACCGACGCGGCAGTCGGTGCAGTCGGCGGGATCACGGCCGCCGAGCAGGCCGACGCCGTCGTCCGCAACGGCCGCGCCGACCTGGCTATCGTCGGTCGGGAACACCTGCGTGACCCGTACTTCACGCTCCACGCCGCCGAGGAACTCGACGCGCTGGACCGCGTCGACATGCCGGTCCAGTACCGACGCGGGTTCTGA
- the dhaL gene encoding dihydroxyacetone kinase subunit DhaL: protein MTTSSDAEAAVAAVEHVADRIEAEKSHLTDLDSAIGDADHGANLHRGFQAAVEKVQGLDDPDVQEVVKTVGVTLVSEVGGAAGPLYGGSIMSASTEFADGLDAETSVAFAEAYLEKLQDRGDARVGDKTMVDAVTPAVHTYKKSVEQDDLPPVAALAKAVDAARRGVEFTVPLRASKGRASYLGWRSVGHQDPGATSTLMILEELLAAAEERTDADTEVDAASPTIPDEDPEAAEEAD from the coding sequence ATGACAACATCGTCGGACGCGGAGGCGGCCGTCGCCGCCGTCGAGCACGTCGCCGACCGGATCGAGGCCGAGAAGTCGCACCTGACCGACCTCGACTCGGCCATCGGCGACGCCGACCACGGCGCGAACCTGCACCGCGGGTTTCAGGCCGCCGTCGAGAAGGTTCAGGGACTGGACGACCCGGACGTGCAGGAGGTGGTCAAGACGGTCGGAGTCACCCTCGTCTCGGAGGTCGGCGGCGCGGCGGGGCCGCTGTACGGCGGGTCGATCATGTCCGCAAGCACGGAGTTCGCGGACGGTCTCGACGCCGAGACGAGCGTCGCGTTCGCCGAGGCGTACCTCGAAAAGCTCCAGGACCGCGGCGACGCGCGCGTCGGCGACAAGACGATGGTCGACGCGGTCACGCCGGCGGTCCACACGTACAAGAAGTCGGTCGAGCAGGACGACCTGCCGCCGGTCGCGGCGCTGGCGAAGGCGGTCGACGCCGCCCGCCGCGGGGTCGAGTTCACCGTCCCCCTCCGGGCGTCGAAGGGGCGGGCGTCGTATCTCGGCTGGCGCTCCGTCGGTCATCAGGACCCGGGCGCGACGAGCACGCTCATGATACTGGAGGAACTGCTCGCCGCCGCCGAGGAGCGAACCGACGCCGACACCGAAGTCGACGCCGCATCGCCGACGATCCCCGACGAGGACCCCGAAGCGGCGGAGGAGGCCGACTGA
- a CDS encoding pyridoxal phosphate-dependent aminotransferase translates to MNPSERVQRVPPSGIRKFFELAEEQDDVISLGVGEPDFSAPWAARDAAIDSLERGRTSYTANRGMADLRGAIAEHVAERYDLQYDPDDEILVTTGVSEGVDVAMRALVDPGDAVAVPEPSYISYAPGVIFADGDPLPVPTREADEFKLTYEQLAESGAADAEALIFCYPNNPTGAVMTESELEPVAEFVREHDLTVLADEIYADLTYGHDHTSIATLPGMRERTVVFNGFSKAYAMTGLRLGYALAPPEGIAAMNRVHQYSMLSAPTTAQHAALEALHSCDDAVDEMVATYDRRRKLVLSRFDEMGIDCFEAKGAFYVFPKAPGGDAEAFAEDLLEAQGVAVVPGDAFGEGGEGHLRVSYATGTKDLKEAMDRIEAFL, encoded by the coding sequence ATGAACCCCTCGGAGCGCGTCCAGCGCGTCCCGCCGTCGGGGATCCGCAAGTTCTTCGAGCTCGCCGAGGAGCAGGATGACGTGATCTCGCTGGGCGTCGGCGAGCCGGACTTCTCCGCGCCGTGGGCCGCACGTGACGCCGCGATCGACTCGCTGGAGCGCGGCCGGACCTCCTACACGGCGAACCGCGGGATGGCCGACCTCCGAGGAGCCATCGCCGAGCACGTCGCCGAGCGCTACGACCTGCAGTACGACCCCGACGACGAGATCCTCGTCACGACTGGCGTCAGCGAGGGCGTCGACGTGGCGATGCGGGCGCTGGTCGACCCCGGCGACGCCGTCGCCGTCCCCGAGCCGTCGTACATCTCCTACGCCCCGGGCGTGATCTTCGCCGACGGCGACCCCCTGCCGGTGCCGACCCGCGAGGCCGACGAGTTCAAGCTCACCTACGAGCAACTCGCGGAGAGCGGTGCGGCCGACGCCGAGGCGCTGATCTTCTGTTACCCGAACAACCCGACCGGCGCGGTGATGACCGAGTCCGAACTGGAGCCGGTCGCCGAGTTCGTCCGGGAGCACGACCTGACGGTGCTCGCAGATGAGATCTACGCCGACCTCACCTACGGCCACGACCACACCTCGATCGCCACGCTGCCGGGGATGCGCGAGCGCACCGTCGTGTTCAACGGCTTCTCGAAGGCGTACGCGATGACCGGCCTCCGACTGGGCTACGCGCTCGCGCCGCCGGAGGGGATCGCGGCGATGAACCGGGTCCACCAGTACTCGATGCTGTCGGCCCCGACGACCGCCCAGCACGCCGCGCTGGAGGCGCTGCACTCCTGCGACGACGCCGTCGACGAGATGGTCGCCACGTACGACCGCCGCCGGAAGCTCGTCCTCTCGCGGTTCGACGAGATGGGGATCGACTGCTTCGAGGCGAAGGGCGCGTTCTACGTGTTCCCGAAGGCCCCCGGCGGCGACGCCGAGGCGTTCGCCGAGGACCTGCTGGAAGCGCAGGGCGTCGCGGTCGTCCCGGGCGACGCCTTCGGCGAGGGCGGCGAGGGGCACCTGCGCGTCTCCTACGCGACGGGGACGAAGGACCTCAAGGAAGCGATGGACCGGATCGAGGCGTTCCTGTAG
- a CDS encoding bifunctional metallophosphatase/5'-nucleotidase, producing MSLRLLHYSDLETALDDPDRCARLAGAIEARHDDDALIVGTGDNTAPGALPLATAGRAAMPFFHALAPDADTFGNHDFDFGPETARELAAEAPQPYLCANAFVDGGRFAADVTEPSRLVETAGHRVGIVGVAHPETAGINPAAEGVTFADPVPALREEAAALRDRGAEFVVVASHCGKRDDRIARETDVDVVLGGHVHDVHVETVADTFVVRPGRAGRYFSEVELAPTRDVTIHEVDGDHRDEAVAAALRERLAEHGLNEVVATVDDPVPLTEEAATVAESRAGNLVADAIRWRADADAAISPTGALRSGDPLAGDVTVADLQGLAPYDDELAVVSLPGDRLREALAELPVGYHHDDFPARFCSHVSGASIVWDDAAGELREATVGGEPVDPGAEYTLAVADYLVETDHVSAAFGEPDVVARHGVARDAIVEYAREEGIAPEIEGRIERPELDG from the coding sequence ATGTCTCTCCGCCTCCTCCACTACTCCGACCTGGAGACCGCCCTCGACGACCCCGACCGCTGTGCCCGCCTCGCCGGCGCTATCGAGGCCCGACACGACGACGACGCGCTCATCGTCGGCACCGGCGACAACACCGCGCCCGGCGCGCTCCCGCTGGCGACGGCGGGCCGCGCCGCGATGCCGTTCTTCCATGCGCTCGCCCCGGACGCCGACACGTTCGGCAACCACGACTTCGACTTCGGGCCGGAGACGGCACGCGAACTCGCCGCCGAGGCCCCGCAGCCGTACCTCTGTGCCAACGCGTTCGTCGACGGCGGGCGGTTCGCCGCCGACGTGACCGAGCCGAGCCGGCTGGTCGAAACCGCGGGCCACCGCGTCGGCATCGTCGGCGTCGCCCACCCCGAGACGGCCGGGATCAACCCGGCAGCAGAGGGCGTCACGTTCGCCGACCCCGTCCCCGCGTTGCGCGAGGAGGCGGCGGCGCTCCGCGACCGCGGCGCGGAGTTCGTCGTCGTCGCCTCCCACTGCGGGAAGCGCGACGACCGGATCGCCCGCGAGACGGACGTGGACGTGGTGCTCGGCGGCCACGTCCACGACGTCCACGTCGAGACCGTCGCGGACACGTTTGTCGTCCGGCCCGGCCGCGCCGGGCGGTACTTCTCCGAGGTGGAACTCGCCCCGACCCGCGACGTGACGATCCACGAGGTCGACGGGGACCACCGCGACGAGGCGGTCGCTGCGGCGCTTCGCGAGCGCCTCGCCGAACACGGCCTGAACGAAGTCGTCGCGACAGTCGACGACCCGGTCCCGCTGACGGAGGAAGCCGCCACCGTCGCCGAGAGCCGGGCGGGCAACCTCGTCGCCGACGCGATCCGCTGGCGGGCCGACGCCGACGCTGCGATCAGCCCGACCGGCGCGCTCCGGTCGGGCGACCCGCTGGCCGGCGACGTGACCGTCGCGGACCTCCAGGGCCTCGCGCCGTACGACGACGAACTCGCCGTCGTCTCGCTGCCGGGCGACCGCCTGCGCGAAGCGCTGGCGGAGCTACCGGTCGGCTATCATCACGACGACTTTCCCGCCCGCTTCTGCAGCCACGTCAGCGGCGCGAGCATCGTCTGGGACGACGCCGCCGGCGAGCTGCGCGAGGCGACGGTCGGCGGCGAGCCGGTCGACCCCGGCGCGGAGTACACGCTCGCGGTGGCGGACTACCTGGTCGAGACGGACCACGTCAGCGCCGCGTTCGGCGAGCCGGACGTGGTCGCACGGCACGGCGTCGCCAGAGATGCCATCGTCGAGTACGCCCGCGAGGAAGGGATCGCCCCCGAAATCGAGGGCCGGATCGAGCGGCCGGAACTCGACGGCTGA
- a CDS encoding EamA family transporter: MNYIGWAVVALFAYTMVAPLMKVATESIPSDVATLFSNLILVGVALLLALRTDGSIAQYATHPKAPYMYGAGLCLAIGILSYYRALSMGPVSVVTPVFGLFLVTSSLLGIVFLDEALTSRKLLGVGFALLAVYFTTVE; encoded by the coding sequence ATGAACTACATCGGCTGGGCGGTGGTCGCCCTCTTCGCGTACACGATGGTCGCACCGTTGATGAAGGTCGCCACGGAGTCGATCCCGAGCGACGTGGCGACGCTGTTCTCGAACCTGATCCTCGTCGGCGTCGCGCTCCTGCTTGCCCTCCGGACCGACGGGTCGATAGCGCAGTACGCGACCCATCCGAAAGCGCCGTACATGTACGGTGCCGGGCTCTGTCTCGCGATCGGGATCCTCTCGTACTACCGGGCGCTGTCGATGGGACCGGTGAGCGTCGTGACGCCGGTGTTCGGCCTGTTTCTGGTGACGAGTTCGCTGCTCGGGATCGTCTTTCTGGACGAGGCGCTCACGAGCCGGAAGCTCCTTGGCGTCGGCTTCGCCCTGCTCGCGGTGTACTTCACCACGGTCGAGTGA
- the dhaM gene encoding dihydroxyacetone kinase phosphoryl donor subunit DhaM, with translation MVGLLVVSHSADAAQGIRDIAAEMGGADAEIVPVGGDPDGGIGTSVPAIQEALDGMNSDEVVILVDLGSAVMNAEMAVETAEKEVVIADAPVLEGTLNAAVEAANPKGTLESVRDSAEEARDVSKL, from the coding sequence ATGGTCGGGCTACTCGTCGTCTCCCACAGCGCCGACGCGGCGCAGGGGATCCGCGACATCGCGGCGGAGATGGGCGGCGCGGACGCCGAGATCGTGCCGGTGGGTGGCGACCCCGACGGCGGTATCGGCACCAGCGTCCCGGCGATTCAGGAGGCGCTGGACGGGATGAACAGCGACGAGGTGGTGATCCTCGTCGACCTCGGGAGCGCGGTGATGAACGCCGAGATGGCCGTCGAGACGGCCGAGAAGGAGGTCGTTATCGCCGACGCGCCGGTGCTCGAAGGCACACTCAACGCGGCCGTCGAGGCGGCGAACCCGAAGGGGACGCTCGAATCGGTCCGTGACTCCGCCGAGGAAGCCCGCGACGTGTCGAAACTGTAA
- a CDS encoding Lrp/AsnC family transcriptional regulator, which yields MTAKRELLDLLLENARYSTEDLARMTDLSEAEVVSTIETLEDEGIIRGYQAVVDWHRVKEEHIRAEVELNVTLDRETGYDDIADRLGRFPEVTTLQLVSGDYDFHLEVEGDSLQEVSNFISEKVAPTPEITQTVTHYVMETYKDRGIEFEDGHGDDRLSISP from the coding sequence ATGACCGCCAAGCGCGAACTGCTCGACCTCCTGCTGGAGAACGCCCGGTACTCGACGGAGGACCTGGCGCGGATGACCGACCTCTCCGAGGCGGAGGTCGTCTCGACCATCGAGACGCTGGAAGACGAGGGGATCATCCGCGGCTACCAGGCCGTCGTCGACTGGCACCGCGTGAAAGAGGAACACATCCGCGCCGAGGTCGAGTTGAACGTCACGCTCGACCGCGAGACGGGGTACGACGACATCGCCGACCGGCTCGGTCGCTTCCCCGAGGTGACGACGCTCCAGCTCGTCAGCGGCGACTACGACTTCCACCTCGAAGTGGAGGGCGACTCCCTGCAGGAGGTGTCGAACTTCATCAGCGAGAAGGTGGCCCCGACGCCGGAGATCACCCAGACGGTCACCCACTACGTGATGGAGACGTACAAGGACCGCGGCATCGAGTTCGAGGACGGCCACGGCGACGACCGGCTGTCGATCTCCCCATGA
- a CDS encoding DUF5788 family protein — MTTSGDTDDTGRMTERQRDELLGRVHRTSGTLGGSIPETVRVDGESVPVREFYFEVSDREELTGEARERVEDVLTHLRRERAELVRRIRNREVDYATAESLVPDIRELDRAINAFESVEDPSYGEQVRREKIESARELVEMMREFGKL; from the coding sequence ATGACCACCTCTGGCGACACCGACGACACCGGGCGCATGACCGAGCGACAGCGCGACGAACTGCTCGGCCGAGTGCACCGGACGAGCGGGACGCTGGGCGGCTCGATCCCCGAGACGGTCCGGGTCGACGGCGAGTCGGTTCCGGTCCGCGAGTTCTACTTCGAGGTGTCGGACCGGGAGGAACTAACGGGAGAGGCCCGCGAGCGTGTCGAGGACGTGCTCACACACCTTCGCCGGGAACGGGCCGAGCTCGTCCGCCGGATCCGGAACCGCGAGGTCGACTACGCGACCGCGGAGTCGCTGGTGCCGGATATCCGGGAGCTGGACAGAGCGATAAACGCCTTCGAGTCCGTCGAGGACCCGAGCTACGGGGAGCAGGTGCGGCGGGAGAAAATCGAGTCCGCCCGCGAACTGGTCGAGATGATGCGGGAGTTCGGCAAGCTGTAG
- a CDS encoding NAD(P)-dependent alcohol dehydrogenase — protein MLAARLHEYTDDMNEALTVEEIDRPEATRSDHVVVEVEGAGWCQTDNHIVEGMWERYAPVDLPQTLGHENAGTVVETGSEVTTVSEGDQVICHPLMTCGTCRRCRLGDDMHCENAQFPGLTTDGGFAEYLLTSERAAIKLDTLDPVEIAPHADAGITAYHAAKKAADELVPGSYAVVIGIGGLGHIGLQALDAMSAAETVAVDVKDAALDLAEDCGADHTVNSADEDVAEAIEGITDGDGALQVLDFVGADSTTALAPDLLAGRGDHHVVGYGGHVHEPSQTLVDGEFSYRGTLVGTYTELQELVALVEQGEMDLHTSEYDLEQINTVAEKLEHGEIEGRAVIKP, from the coding sequence ATGCTCGCTGCCAGACTTCACGAGTACACCGACGACATGAACGAGGCGCTGACAGTCGAGGAGATCGACCGGCCCGAAGCCACACGGTCCGACCACGTCGTCGTCGAGGTAGAGGGGGCGGGGTGGTGCCAGACCGACAACCACATCGTCGAGGGGATGTGGGAGCGGTACGCCCCGGTCGACCTCCCGCAGACGCTCGGCCACGAGAACGCCGGGACGGTCGTCGAGACGGGGAGCGAAGTTACCACCGTCTCCGAGGGCGATCAGGTCATCTGCCACCCGCTGATGACCTGCGGTACCTGCCGGCGCTGTCGGCTGGGCGACGACATGCACTGCGAGAACGCCCAGTTCCCCGGGCTGACGACCGACGGCGGGTTCGCGGAGTACCTGCTCACGTCCGAGCGCGCGGCGATCAAGCTGGACACGCTGGACCCGGTCGAGATCGCGCCCCACGCCGACGCGGGGATTACGGCGTACCACGCGGCGAAGAAGGCGGCCGACGAACTCGTCCCGGGGAGCTACGCCGTCGTGATCGGGATCGGCGGTCTCGGCCACATCGGCCTGCAGGCGCTGGACGCGATGAGCGCCGCGGAGACCGTCGCCGTCGACGTGAAGGACGCCGCGCTCGACCTGGCCGAGGACTGCGGCGCGGACCACACGGTGAACTCCGCGGACGAGGACGTGGCCGAGGCTATCGAGGGGATCACCGACGGCGACGGGGCGCTCCAGGTGCTCGACTTCGTCGGGGCGGACTCAACGACCGCGCTGGCCCCGGACCTGCTCGCCGGGCGCGGCGACCACCACGTCGTCGGCTACGGCGGCCACGTCCACGAGCCGTCCCAGACGCTCGTCGACGGCGAGTTCTCGTACCGCGGGACGCTGGTCGGGACGTACACCGAACTGCAGGAACTCGTCGCGCTGGTCGAGCAGGGCGAGATGGACCTCCACACCAGCGAGTACGACTTAGAGCAGATCAACACGGTCGCCGAGAAGCTGGAACACGGCGAGATCGAGGGCCGCGCGGTGATTAAGCCCTGA
- a CDS encoding helix-turn-helix domain-containing protein, with the protein MTTITEYTLPADEFPLGRIFKNRPDATLELDRVVPTDDTVMPFFWVMDEGGDMAELRTTLADLPELRTAELLSDMGARALFRAEWQPDHVGIMGAIGATGVTVLSASGSSAGWAFELRADTSGQLSAFQQHCEDHDIPVTLTRLGEVTKAGTGRDYGLTPDQREALVLAFEEGYYENPRKVNQERLAAKLGISRQALAARLRRGYRNLVGSTLRAGDPTDGS; encoded by the coding sequence ATGACCACGATAACAGAGTACACCCTTCCGGCCGACGAGTTCCCGCTGGGTCGGATCTTCAAGAACAGGCCCGATGCCACCCTGGAACTGGACCGGGTCGTCCCGACCGACGACACGGTGATGCCGTTCTTCTGGGTCATGGACGAGGGCGGCGACATGGCGGAACTCCGCACGACCCTCGCGGACCTGCCGGAGCTCCGGACGGCGGAACTGCTGTCGGACATGGGCGCGAGAGCGCTGTTTCGCGCCGAGTGGCAGCCGGACCACGTCGGGATCATGGGCGCTATCGGCGCGACGGGCGTCACCGTCCTCTCCGCCTCCGGGTCGAGCGCCGGGTGGGCGTTCGAGCTTCGGGCCGACACCAGCGGGCAACTGTCGGCGTTCCAGCAGCACTGCGAGGACCACGACATCCCCGTGACGCTTACTCGCCTCGGCGAGGTGACGAAGGCGGGGACAGGCCGCGACTACGGGCTCACCCCGGACCAGCGGGAGGCGCTGGTGCTGGCGTTCGAGGAGGGGTACTACGAGAACCCCCGCAAGGTCAACCAGGAACGGCTCGCGGCGAAACTGGGGATCAGCCGACAGGCGCTCGCCGCCCGCCTTCGACGGGGGTATCGAAATCTCGTCGGTAGCACGCTCCGCGCCGGGGACCCCACGGACGGGTCTTAA
- the dhaK gene encoding dihydroxyacetone kinase subunit DhaK, producing the protein MKKLINDPEDIVDEMLDGMVAAHPDRVRRLDDTNVLVREDAPVDGKVGVVSGGGSGHEPTHAGYLGPGMLDGAAAGEVFTSPTADELGEMITAADGGEGVLCVVKNYEGDVMNFDTAAEMAAMEGDTEVEQVVVNDDVAVEDSTYTSGRRGVCGTILVHKVAGAMADRGGDIDEVKRVAEKAIDRVGTMGTALTSCVTPEKGEPTFDLGDDEIELGIGIHGEPGVERTEQMPADEVAEELTGAVLDDLDPEGEVVTIVNGMGGTPLMELYVVNRRVQALVDDAGLETWDAWVGDYMTSLDMAGCSVTVMDVDDELKDLLSHEADTIALKR; encoded by the coding sequence ATGAAGAAGTTAATCAACGATCCGGAAGATATCGTCGACGAGATGCTCGACGGCATGGTGGCGGCGCACCCGGACAGGGTACGGCGGCTCGACGACACGAACGTGCTGGTGCGCGAGGACGCGCCGGTCGACGGGAAGGTCGGCGTCGTCAGCGGCGGCGGGAGCGGCCACGAACCGACCCACGCGGGCTATCTCGGTCCCGGGATGCTCGACGGGGCGGCGGCCGGCGAGGTGTTCACGTCGCCGACAGCCGACGAACTCGGCGAGATGATCACGGCCGCGGACGGCGGCGAGGGCGTGCTCTGCGTCGTGAAGAACTACGAGGGCGACGTGATGAACTTCGACACGGCCGCGGAGATGGCCGCGATGGAGGGCGATACCGAGGTCGAGCAGGTCGTCGTCAACGACGACGTGGCGGTCGAGGACTCGACGTACACCTCCGGGCGGCGCGGCGTCTGCGGCACCATCCTCGTCCACAAGGTCGCCGGCGCGATGGCCGACCGCGGCGGCGACATCGACGAGGTCAAGCGCGTCGCCGAGAAGGCCATCGACCGCGTCGGCACGATGGGGACGGCGCTGACCTCCTGCGTGACGCCGGAGAAGGGCGAGCCCACCTTCGATCTGGGCGACGACGAGATCGAACTCGGCATCGGCATCCACGGTGAGCCGGGCGTCGAGCGCACCGAGCAGATGCCCGCCGACGAGGTGGCCGAGGAGCTGACCGGCGCGGTGCTGGACGACCTTGATCCCGAGGGCGAGGTCGTCACCATCGTCAACGGGATGGGCGGGACGCCGCTGATGGAGCTGTACGTGGTCAACCGTCGCGTGCAGGCACTCGTCGACGACGCCGGGCTGGAGACGTGGGACGCCTGGGTGGGCGACTACATGACCTCGCTGGACATGGCGGGCTGCTCGGTGACGGTGATGGACGTCGACGACGAGCTGAAGGACCTGCTCTCGCACGAGGCTGACACGATCGCGCTGAAGCGGTAG